The following coding sequences are from one Tachysurus vachellii isolate PV-2020 chromosome 7, HZAU_Pvac_v1, whole genome shotgun sequence window:
- the fcer1g gene encoding high affinity immunoglobulin epsilon receptor subunit gamma has protein sequence MTIGQAAAMDNINICYILDAFLFIYGLVLTVLYCRLKLQQDRWKNQGSGKKEAAEGVYEGLSHQTQDTYESIQLKSAKA, from the exons CTGCTATGGATAACATAAACATCTGCTATATCTTGGATGCCTTTCTGTTTATCTACGGACTTGTACTAACTGTCCTTTACTGCAGATTGAAG CTACAGCAGGATCGTTGGAAAAATCAGGGTTCTgggaag AAGGAAGCAGCAGAGGGAGTCTATGAA GGACTTTCACATCAAACTCAAGATACCTATGAGTCCATCCAATTGAAGAGCGCCAAGGCATAA
- the hacd4 gene encoding very-long-chain (3R)-3-hydroxyacyl-CoA dehydratase 4 — MRCSLGFVYLFSYYLLQFCGHTWIFSNMTARFLSFGFDALAGTFYFVGVMMSMCQLLSVLELFHIADGIEECPLLPRLVQVVERNFLLFLIISQEEFQSKTVVCVLFYLWNILHLLRYPYQLLCLISTPSFNLLWARYTITIPVYILSVITEGLSILQVLPYYESQGTYSVQLKTPVSVYVHFPYLLLAYITVLAAGSGLTVRMLLKERSQALDSWNRKTKHC; from the exons ATGAG GTGCAGTCTCGGCTTCGTCTACCTGTTCTCTTACTATTTACTCCAGTTCTGTGGACACACATGGATCTTTTCCAACATGACCGCCAGATTTCTCTCGTTTGGATTCG ATGCTTTAGCTGGCACGTTTTATTTTGTGGGAGTGATGATGAGCATGTGCCAGCTTTTGTCAGTGCTGGAGCTTTTCCACATTGCAGACGGAATAGAAGAATGTCCGCTCCTTCCTCGACTTGTCCAG GTGGTTGAGAGAAATTTCCTTTTATTCCTAATCATCAGTCAAGAGGAGTTTCAGAGTaaaacagtggtgtgtgtgctgttttatCTGTGGAATATTTTACACCTACTCAG GTACCCATATCAACTGTTGTGCCTCATTAGCACACCATCGTTTAATTTGCTGTGGGCACGCTACACCATCACCATCCCAGTCTACATACTGTCTGTGATCACAGAAG GACTCAGTATCTTACAGGTGTTGCCATATTACGAGTCGCAAGGCACATATTCTGTCCAGCTGAAAACACCTGTCTCTGTCTATGTACATTTCCCATACCTGCTATTAGCTTACATCACTGTGTTGGCAGCAG GTTCTGGCTTAACAGTACGAATGTTACTCAAAGAAAGGAGTCAGGCTCTTGACAGCTGGAATAGGAAGACAAAGCACTGCTAA